The following are encoded together in the Limanda limanda chromosome 12, fLimLim1.1, whole genome shotgun sequence genome:
- the LOC133016064 gene encoding CD209 antigen-like: protein MSYEGNSSSFVGKFDKLICEDDSGTDENPLYSSQDKQQVSMSMSMPRHESSRIPYRLLTVILGMMAVILLAINIGLGVYYNQLTGGQQTIKDIHSEVAKLQASYNAAIQERIDAKKQLDRELGEQQRLKWELEHQTRRSKDYEKQIHRIEDEVSGLKALIPILKTGCRHCNPGWTFLHLRCYYFPFPVTLKQRSWKDARQFCQNLGGDLAVIDTPEKTVSITNLIKSHHDPSRSIYQNGFWIGLSDVDEENVWKWPDGRILTESYWNDGEPNDQSNEDCGAAYPSHNPFKAWNDAPCNYNLKWICEMEPHDMI, encoded by the exons ATGTCGTACGAAGGAAATTCAAGCTCTTTTGTTGGCAAATTTGACAAACTGATTTGTGAAGATGACTCCGGCACAGATGAGAACCCTCTCTATTCAAGCCAAGACAAACAGCAAG tgtccatgtccatgtccatgcCGAGGCATGAATCCAGTCGGATTCCTTACAGGCTGCTCACAGTGATCCTGGGAATGATGGCTGTCATTCTCCTGGCCATTAACATTGGCCTGGGAGTCTATT ACAACCAACTCACTGGTGGGCAGCAAACAATAAAAGACATCCACAGCGAGGTGGCCAAACTACAGGCTAGTTACAATGCTGCGATCCAAGAAAGGATCGATGCCAAGAAGCAGCTGGACAGAGAACTGGGTGAGCAGCAACGACTCAAGTGGGAGCTTGAACATCAGACCAGAAGATCCAAAGACTACGAGAAGCAGATTCACAGAATTGAAGATGAAGTCTCGGGGTTGAAAGCCCTCATACCAATACTca AAACGGGTTGTAGACACTGTAACCCGGGATGGACGTTCCTGCACCTTAGGTGTTACTACTTTCCTTTCCCTGTAACCCTTAAACAAAGATCGTGGAAAGACGCCAGACAGTTCTGCCAGAATTTGGGAGGGGACTTGGCAGTGATAGACACACCAGAAAAAACC GTGTCTATAACTAATTTGATAAAAAGTCATCATGATCCCTCGAGATCAATATACCAGAATGGCTTCTGGATCGGACTGAGCGATGTGGATGAGGAAAACGTTTGGAAATGGCCGGATGGAAGAATACTGACTGAGTC ATACTGGAACGACGGCGAGCCCAATGATCAGAGCAATGAGGATTGTGGAGCTGCGTATCCCAGTCACAACCCCTTTAAGGCCTGGAACGATGCTCCATGCAATTACAACCTGAAATGGATTTGTGAAATGGAACCACATGACATGATTTAA